A genomic window from Silurus meridionalis isolate SWU-2019-XX chromosome 21, ASM1480568v1, whole genome shotgun sequence includes:
- the apodb gene encoding apolipoprotein Db, with product MKLVIVWIFLLTLVISVSSQVFHWGPCPTPMVQPNFDLNRFLGKWYEIEKLPAAYEKGTCIETNLSLRPDKTISVVHIRTRKGKVRIAEGTATVQNQREPAKLGISFSYFTPYSPYWILSTDYDSVVLLYSCTEFLRIFHVDYAWILSRSRSLPPETIYHAKEVFSKDNIDVSRMVPTDQHGCEGGA from the exons ATGAAGCTGGTCATTGTGTGGATATTTTTGCTGACACTGGTCATATCGGTGTCATCTCAGGTCTTTCACTGGGGTCCGTGTCCGACACCCATGGTCCAGCCCAACTTTGACCTGAACAGG tTTTTGGGGAAGTGGTATGAAATCGAGAAGCTTCCAGCAGCCTATGAGAAAGGAACATGCATCGAAACCAACCTCTCTCTCAGACCCGACAAGACCATCAGTGTGGTCCACATTCGAACACG aAAGGGTAAAGTGAGGATCGCTGAGGGAACAGCAACCGTACAGAACCAGAGAGAACCGGCTAAACTCGGAATCAGCTTCTCCTACT tCACTCCCTACAGCCCGTACTGGATTTTATCTACAGATTACGACTCCGTGGTTCTTCTTTACTCCTGCACTGAATTTCTGCGGATCTTCCACGTGGACTATGCCTGGATTCTGTCCCGCAGCCGCTCCCTCCCACCCGAGACCATCTACCACGCCAAGGAGGTCTTTTCTAAAGACAACATCGATGTCAGTCGAATGGTTCCGACCGATCAGCACGGCTGTGAGGGTGGAGCTTAA